The DNA window ttttcttctttatttgattttttctcccaggaagaattataagaaaacgaaataagaaaacgaggaagaagaaggagtaAAAGATGAGGAGGacgaagaggaagagttttgaattatacagaacttatcagaccaaaaaattcttaaaatacaccaaaatatcttcgtgttatacccaaatttactgcaaatacagaaaaatactTTTTTCAATGTAGAACTTTTacattatattaaatttaaaccaTAAACGATGAAATATTATtcagaatcataaactactaacgaaaatattaactaaaaaaaattccaatgaaaaaagaaagagaaagaaaaggaggAGGAAGTGGTGGTATTGATGAcaacaataacaaaagagaagaagaagaggaggaggaagaagaacgtgcagcaagaagaagacgGCTCGAAGCGcgtgaatataaatgacttgtaaaGACTTGTATGAAAAAACACTTATACGTAGAGaattattcttaaattatatattagagTGAGACTTGTGCGATGTGCGGAGAGATAAATTAATTGTACTATATAGTATATTCTAATGTTAAATTTAAATggttttatgttaaaaatattttgtagaatatttatttgataatttatatataatttcatataattattcaactaaaatataatataaattaaaatataatttattatttttaaaaattaaatttatttatttttaaaaaagacataAATCTTTTATATTAGAATgaaattacatatttatttgttaattttatttttatatttattttagttatcatacaaattgattatattattatgctttattattcattaattagGACATACTTACCATGAATAATACAAGTATTAGGTGTGTATTATAAAGTGTGATTGGGTGGTTTTTGATTGCAATGTTGAATGGGTGGACTAATTTAAAGTGTGAACTGTGAAATGTAGTGGTGGTATGATGTTCCTTAATTTGCAATGGTAATGTACTAATAATGTACTATTTTCTTCGTCAACTCAAGATTATATCTCTCGTTTTCTTTTACCCGGCCATTTTAGATTATTGAAGTCATTCTTCATCCGGAAAATAAAGtgtaaaatcaaagaaaaatccaaatgCATGATAATAATGATAAACAATAATCTACACTAGAAGAGTAGAGAAAACCTAGCTAGTATGTTCCTTCTTtaaatcaatgaagaacaaaaggGGGAGAGAGATAGTAATTGGATAATGATTAAGATGCTTCAAGAAATTTGGATATGAGCGAGAGAGGTGGAGCAGCTAGATACAGATTCAACAAAGCCGCAATTACTACAAGGCCTAGTCGAAGTCGTCATCTGCATCTCTTGAAAACTTGTACAACTCTTAGAATAGTGGTGCCGCCCTCTTATAATGTGTTGAGGCAGCCTCAAGGTATATttatcatctttttcttcttcttctcctctaaaAACTATGGAATGGCCCGTTGAGTGTGACCTTGCAAACTTGTGTTCTTGCTGCACCCCATTATTATTATGATCATGTTCGTCATTACACGAATGATCCTCTCCTCCTGTACCCTGATGACCCCCACTACCTTGGGTGGCCATGTCTGTTATTATGTCAATGCGTATGTCAGCACCACCACTGCTACCACTGATTTCTCCTTCTCCTGATTTATGCTCCTCGAGGTTTGTGCGGCAAACAGGGCAAGTCTTGTGGGAATAAAGCCAAAGGTCAATGCATTCTTGGTGGAAAACATGGCAGCAAATAGTCAAGAGGCGAATCAAGCTGTCGTCCTGGAATTCGAGCAAGCAAATGGCACATTCTAGGCTGCGGAGGTCCTTTACGGAGGAATACACAAAGGTTGGGAACGTTTGAAGCATGGAAGGATCAAGGCCTATTGAGGAAGACCTATTTGTTGATGAAGGACGAAGCAATGAACCAGAGAAACTCTGGTGGAAGGCCCAAGAGTGGAGGACGCTTACAAAGCAGTACTTGCACAAGTACACAACGCTGAAGGCCATGAAGCATAACACTAGGACGGCTAACGTGAATGCTATTAACGCCGGGGGGGTATTGTATTCTCCGTCGGGCGTTTTGTAGCCCGCCTCCGATGATGACATTGGCAAGATGATGACACACCAATCAACACGGCAAATGTGGCGGCCGGAGACTCGCTTATTCCGGACCTTCCATTCTTATAAATTCTTCTTTGCATCGATGAGAGGACTTCGATCCCGCGCAAACATACATACAAGGTGatgatttttgtttctttcttaattttattttattttccagccttctttttattctttggCTAGAGGTGGGATTGGTGAGAAGAAAAATGTATAGCGAGAATCAAGGAGACATGTCATGGTGTACGTTATATGAGTAATATAGCTAAGCTAGATGGTGGGTTAATATCAGAGAGATGATGCTGTATGTTGAGGGATTGGTTTTTCGTCCTCAATAAGAAGGATTGGTTTCTATGGAGTCCTAAATTCCTAATGAGTAGGAGGCCGGAGGGATTATATTTGAGTGCACCACAATGTAGCCTTTTGTATGCGCTCGTGTGTACATATCAAAATGTTTGGGAGCCATAATTTGAAAACTAAATACTAAATAGTCATAACTCAtaatttcctctttttttttcttttatatatataaaaaagaattatatatattaagttaaataaaatgtCTTCCTATATTATTCGTGTATATGACTATGTATAATCGAAAAAGTGACCATACATAGAATCACTCGCAATTAaaacataataatttaatattcattaatataGTTGCATAGGACAAATGACTAGTTTTGTTGCTCATGtaaatgttgatgttgttgttgaagGCTAACTAATTTATAATATGCTCCACTCTTGTTCTGTATCAGACTCGAATGAGTCCCTTGCTCAACTATTTTTCCATCGTCGACAACAGAGATTTGATATGCATTTCTTATTGTGGATAGCCTATGAGCCACCACAATTGTTGTTCTGTTGTTCATCAATTTGTCTAGAGCTTGTTGTACTACACGTTCTGACTCCACATCTAGTGCGCTCGTGGCTTCATCCAGCAACAAGATTGCAGGATTCTTCAATATGGCCCTCGCAATAGCTATCCTTTGTCTCTGACCACCAGATAGTTGAGCTCCTCTTTCCCCTACTTTGGTGGAGTATCCCTCAGGAAGACCACTTATGAAGTTATGAGCATTTGCAAGCTTAGCTGCTTCAACTACTTCTGAATTGGACGCTTCTTCCTTTCCATAAAGAATATTCTCATAAATAGATGTTGCAAAAAGTACCGGTTCTTGTTGCACAAAACCAATGTGTTTCCTAAcagattttaaattaagattCCTTATGTCTTTTCCTGCAAGATAGATAATGAATCATCATTGTAGGAACTTAGGACAATGATTTCACTAACAATTATGATAAGTAACCACCAGCAGCAGCAAGGCTACTGATGAGACattaaattttgtatatatCTTAATTACCATCAATCATCACCCTTCCAGATGTTGGATCATAAAATCTGAGTATAAGAGAGATGACGGAGCTTTTCCCGGAACCACTGTGCCCCACCAAGGCAACAGTCTTCCCTGAAGGAACTCTCATATTGAAATCATTAAAAACAACCACATCTGGCCTTGAAGGGTATCGGAAATGGATATTTTTTAGCTCAATTGTTCCTTCCACTGTATGCAACTCTTCTCCCACATCTCCCTTTATTCCTGTCCTTCTATCCATCACTTCAAATACTGATGCAGCCATTTGATTTCCTTTTAGCATATCTGGTGCCAATGCCAAAGTCTCCCCCATGGCCAGTGCGGTTACGATCAAAACCATGAACGACTTCATAACTGATTTAAAGCTAGAAAGCTCCTTCTGCATCAAAACTGATCCGTACCTGTGAAAGGTATACAATGCAAATGTCAGCATAAATCCCACTTTTAACATACTACATGTAACATAACATCGAAGATATTTAAATAATGTACCATAAGGCAAGGCcataagaagagaaaataaagaactgGGATATGCCATAGAATATGCCAGCAATTTGGCCTCGTTTGAATGAACGCTTGGATGGTTCAACAAGCTCTTGAGCATAAAGGTGGATGACTTTTTCttcacaacaaaatgctgcaaCAGTACGGATATTACTCACAGCCTCCCCCGCCAACATGTTGGCTTTTAGATATGCTTTGCTCAGGTTTCCACCAAAGCCTTTCATAAAAAGTTTCTGAAATCATAGAAGAAATTATGGAGATCcaagaaatgaaccaaaatcTTAATAATGTCAAAAAACA is part of the Arachis duranensis cultivar V14167 chromosome 1, aradu.V14167.gnm2.J7QH, whole genome shotgun sequence genome and encodes:
- the LOC107479180 gene encoding RING-H2 finger protein ATL29-like: MSSSEAGYKTPDGEYNTPPALIAFTLAVLVLCFMAFSVVYLCKYCFVSVLHSWAFHQSFSGSLLRPSSTNRSSSIGLDPSMLQTFPTFVYSSVKDLRSLECAICLLEFQDDSLIRLLTICCHVFHQECIDLWLYSHKTCPVCRTNLEEHKSGEGEISGSSGGADIRIDIITDMATQGSGGHQGTGGEDHSCNDEHDHNNNGVQQEHKFARSHSTGHSIVFRGEEEEKDDKYTLRLPQHIIRGRHHYSKSCTSFQEMQMTTSTRPCSNCGFVESVSSCSTSLAHIQIS